In Anabrus simplex isolate iqAnaSimp1 chromosome 14, ASM4041472v1, whole genome shotgun sequence, a genomic segment contains:
- the LOC136885783 gene encoding uncharacterized protein produces the protein MHGQLVVIASLVACCLANYPSVLVIYRNAQESDGQYKCCKGSITEHITFNGHYELDGLVVASRLIGQNPPGPYNETVHLNFAQNYGENYTIIGYGTFTGITLPGEDLVVPITALSGGKLIVDAGKDYFVEVGYQLPGLYPYYTHKNVESLGPLANNTAQNGFVIGVEYSKAAY, from the exons CCAACTACCCGTCAGTTCTGGTGATATACCGAAACGCACAGGAATCCGACGGCCAGTATAAATGCTGTAAAGGGTCCATCACGGAGCACATCACATTCAACGGACACTACGAGTTGGATGGTCTGGTGGTGGCCAGCAGGCTCATCGGCCAGAACCCTCCTGGACCCTACAACGAAACTGTTCATCTCAATTTCGCTCAG AATTATGGTGAAAACTACACAATCATCGGATATGGTACCTTCACCGGAATAACTCTTCCAGGAGAGGATTTGGTCGTCCCCATAACTGCCCTTTCTGGAGGGAAACTCATTGTGGATGCTGGCAAGGATTACTTCGTCGAGGTGGGATATCAGCTGCCCGGATTATACCCCTATTATACACACAAGAACGTCGAGTCTTTGGGACCGCTGGCAAATAACACTGCACAGAATGGTTTTGTCATCGGCGTTGAATACTCCAAAGCAGCATATTAG